In the genome of Desulfovibrio sp. TomC, one region contains:
- a CDS encoding energy transducer TonB, with protein MQLSHDANAPVPDPAGLGDVSPELRSWPGSASQAAWAFTLDPAVLRDCLLERPDRPAAGARWWPGLLASAGLHGLVAAALVVCAVLAGPAPEPPLAVIGHFDLGGLDGGGPVGGDGQDSGLDGAARTATAVSPTEAATSVEAAAPTSQPSARTETDPPAEPTPQPIPEPPAVPTPDLDRRTPPPKPRATTKAHPKAVAARAQPAGPPSAQPAETEAGHVSATGTGSGANAGEGNGQGRLGEGPGKGLTPGAGPGGNGDGQGHGGMYVGEFGRGDGPTFRHRSPLRYPDAARRTGQEGKVRLRLEIDAEGVLRNVSVVEHTGLEFVEEALRAIKASTFYPAKRQGRPEPCHALLTIRFALG; from the coding sequence ATGCAGCTCAGCCATGATGCCAACGCGCCTGTTCCCGATCCGGCAGGGCTAGGCGACGTCTCCCCAGAGTTGCGCTCCTGGCCGGGGTCTGCATCCCAAGCCGCCTGGGCCTTTACTCTCGACCCAGCCGTCCTCCGGGATTGCCTGCTGGAACGACCTGACAGGCCGGCTGCCGGCGCGCGGTGGTGGCCCGGGCTGTTGGCTTCAGCCGGACTGCACGGACTGGTTGCGGCTGCGCTGGTCGTCTGCGCCGTGCTTGCCGGCCCGGCGCCAGAACCGCCCTTGGCGGTCATTGGGCATTTCGACCTGGGAGGGCTTGACGGCGGCGGTCCGGTCGGCGGCGACGGACAGGACAGTGGTTTGGACGGCGCGGCCCGAACGGCCACGGCGGTTTCCCCCACCGAAGCCGCCACGTCTGTCGAAGCTGCCGCGCCAACTTCGCAACCCAGTGCCCGGACTGAAACCGATCCGCCGGCCGAGCCAACACCCCAGCCGATCCCTGAGCCGCCGGCCGTGCCCACGCCCGATCTCGACCGTCGGACCCCGCCGCCCAAACCACGAGCCACGACGAAGGCCCACCCCAAAGCAGTGGCGGCCAGAGCACAGCCAGCCGGGCCGCCGTCGGCCCAACCGGCTGAGACCGAGGCCGGGCATGTCTCGGCGACAGGCACGGGCTCCGGGGCGAATGCCGGGGAAGGCAACGGACAGGGACGTTTGGGCGAGGGGCCGGGCAAAGGTCTGACTCCCGGGGCCGGCCCTGGGGGCAACGGCGACGGCCAGGGGCACGGCGGAATGTATGTCGGCGAATTCGGCCGGGGAGACGGGCCGACGTTCCGGCATCGTTCGCCGTTGCGCTATCCCGACGCCGCCAGGCGGACAGGCCAGGAGGGCAAGGTGCGCCTTCGCCTGGAGATCGATGCCGAAGGCGTATTGCGAAATGTTTCGGTGGTCGAACACACCGGACTTGAGTTCGTGGAGGAGGCCCTGCGGGCCATCAAGGCCTCGACGTTTTACCCGGCCAAGCGACAGGGCCGGCCAGAGCCCTGCCATGCCTTGCTGACCATCCGCTTTGCCCTGGGCTGA
- a CDS encoding radical SAM protein, which yields MLCPICERSCHVPAGANGACGRYANIGEAMVERFPDRYLVASPISVETIPLLHFHPGAPFLQVSTIGCNFDCPGCISTVTAREMRPDSPALRQLSPESVVAMAVAKGCKGIAFLMNDPLASYQTFVRVARAAKSQGLLVGCASNAYFTETSLQPLIGLLDCINIGVKGMTAASVRACGGGDPGVVLRNIRLLVAHGVHVEVACMDRSDNRQDTRLLAQTLAGISPTLVLQLMRFVPIESADPALEPPIADTEAFAAELRRILPFTYVFNTPGTRGLDTVCPACGETIVHRDFYGPMGARLLSLAPGVADNAVACARCGSDPVIKGPVSPPALREGAFQGGYPFTRGLEIVESMCLAMGATTQAQVVGVWEHLLAKRMLPQLHQDIQTIDGYFRLIRHFGDVLGRNDKAAWLVDYLATMIAPVLANDIPPACRPRTYYAMGKPLFAIKGDRFENHLVGVAGGNSVNTSLELEGRPGITIPAATFKHLDPEVIFISSFISNDPKAFCQECRESGLDVSAVRSGRIHTAPIPTSDFGAPKWVLGLRYLANMLHPDRYSFDIEKDARDYHRHIFGQDFPVATINRSFAKPNRFWRFTEVAPSAAG from the coding sequence ATGCTGTGTCCCATTTGTGAGCGAAGTTGCCACGTTCCGGCCGGAGCCAACGGCGCCTGCGGCCGCTACGCCAATATCGGGGAGGCCATGGTCGAACGCTTCCCCGACCGTTATCTGGTCGCCAGCCCCATCTCCGTGGAAACCATCCCGCTGCTCCATTTCCATCCTGGCGCGCCGTTCCTGCAAGTGAGCACCATCGGGTGCAACTTCGACTGCCCAGGCTGCATTTCCACGGTCACCGCCCGGGAAATGCGGCCGGACAGCCCGGCCTTGCGCCAGCTTTCCCCGGAAAGCGTGGTGGCCATGGCCGTGGCCAAGGGATGCAAGGGCATTGCTTTTTTGATGAACGACCCGCTGGCCTCCTATCAGACCTTTGTGCGCGTGGCCCGGGCCGCCAAAAGCCAGGGACTTTTGGTCGGCTGTGCCTCCAATGCCTATTTTACCGAAACGTCTTTGCAACCGCTTATCGGACTTCTCGATTGCATCAACATCGGCGTCAAGGGGATGACTGCCGCGTCGGTGCGCGCCTGCGGCGGCGGCGATCCGGGCGTGGTCCTGCGTAACATCCGGTTGCTCGTTGCCCATGGCGTGCACGTGGAAGTGGCCTGCATGGACCGCAGCGACAACCGTCAGGATACCCGGTTACTGGCCCAAACCCTGGCCGGGATATCCCCAACCCTCGTCTTGCAACTCATGCGGTTTGTCCCCATCGAATCGGCCGACCCGGCCCTCGAACCACCCATTGCCGACACCGAGGCCTTTGCCGCCGAGCTGCGCCGCATCCTGCCCTTTACCTATGTCTTCAACACCCCGGGGACGCGGGGGCTGGATACGGTTTGCCCCGCGTGCGGCGAGACCATCGTTCACCGGGACTTCTACGGCCCCATGGGTGCACGCCTGCTCTCGCTGGCCCCGGGCGTGGCCGACAACGCCGTGGCCTGTGCGCGCTGCGGCAGCGACCCGGTCATCAAGGGCCCTGTCTCCCCCCCGGCCTTGCGGGAAGGAGCCTTCCAGGGCGGCTATCCATTTACCCGGGGGCTTGAGATCGTCGAATCCATGTGTCTGGCTATGGGCGCAACCACCCAGGCCCAGGTGGTCGGGGTCTGGGAACATCTGCTGGCAAAGCGTATGCTCCCGCAACTGCACCAGGACATCCAAACCATTGACGGCTATTTCAGACTCATCCGGCACTTCGGCGACGTGCTCGGTCGCAACGACAAGGCTGCTTGGTTGGTTGACTATTTAGCGACCATGATCGCCCCGGTGCTGGCCAACGACATTCCCCCCGCGTGCCGGCCTCGAACCTACTACGCCATGGGCAAACCGCTTTTTGCCATCAAAGGGGACCGTTTCGAAAATCACCTGGTCGGCGTCGCCGGGGGGAACAGCGTCAACACGTCTCTCGAACTGGAAGGCAGGCCCGGCATTACCATTCCGGCGGCAACCTTCAAACACCTCGACCCGGAGGTCATTTTCATTTCCTCATTTATATCCAACGATCCCAAAGCGTTTTGCCAGGAGTGCAGGGAATCCGGGCTCGATGTGTCAGCGGTGCGTTCCGGTCGCATACATACTGCGCCTATTCCGACCAGCGATTTCGGCGCGCCCAAATGGGTGCTTGGCCTGCGTTATCTGGCCAACATGCTCCATCCGGACCGGTACTCATTCGATATCGAAAAGGATGCGCGCGACTACCATCGCCATATTTTCGGGCAGGATTTCCCGGTCGCCACGATCAACCGTTCCTTTGCCAAACCGAACCGATTCTGGCGCTTCACCGAGGTTGCTCCCAGCGCTGCCGGTTGA
- a CDS encoding class I SAM-dependent methyltransferase: MDKTDTDKDFYRYTASHRFAAMYPLLARQIVDDCGIRNGLCLDVGTGGAAVLIELAKITDCAMLGLDAAPDVLTMARENVVHHGLAPERFRFLEADVTAMPVENATVDLLVSRGSIPFWPDHVAAFREILRVLAPGGYGLIGCGFSHYQTLEEVRAMRPKWTGEGQADTRNAWKEEGYLDTVLAKAQVPQATVLADPYGVWVQIRKPVSAETAIR; encoded by the coding sequence ATGGACAAAACGGACACGGACAAGGATTTTTACCGCTACACTGCTTCCCACCGGTTTGCCGCCATGTATCCCCTGCTTGCCCGGCAGATTGTAGACGATTGCGGCATCCGAAACGGGCTGTGCCTGGATGTCGGCACTGGCGGCGCTGCGGTGCTGATCGAACTGGCCAAGATCACCGACTGCGCCATGCTCGGCCTGGACGCCGCGCCGGACGTCCTTACCATGGCCCGGGAAAATGTTGTGCACCATGGCTTGGCCCCGGAGCGGTTCCGCTTTCTGGAGGCCGACGTCACGGCCATGCCGGTGGAGAACGCAACGGTGGACCTGCTGGTCAGTCGGGGCTCGATCCCGTTTTGGCCGGACCATGTGGCCGCATTTCGGGAAATCCTCCGCGTACTGGCTCCGGGCGGCTACGGGCTTATCGGCTGTGGTTTCAGCCACTACCAAACGCTTGAAGAGGTCCGGGCCATGCGCCCCAAGTGGACAGGGGAAGGCCAGGCAGACACGCGAAACGCCTGGAAAGAGGAGGGATACCTCGACACGGTGCTGGCCAAGGCCCAGGTGCCCCAGGCCACGGTGTTGGCCGATCCCTACGGCGTGTGGGTGCAAATTCGTAAGCCCGTCTCAGCCGAGACGGCGATCCGATAG
- a CDS encoding ABC transporter ATP-binding protein, which yields MSVFAAEDLAFAYNGTPVLRRVSFQLGAGELVCLLGPNGCGKTTLLRLMLGLLTPAAGRLLVSGRVAHALSRPEMARRVAYVPQLHHIPFAYTALEMVLMGRAVGASVFGRPAQKDRDIAQAALERFSIGHLAHIPVTRLSGGQRQLTMLARALAQQAEALVLDEPITGLDFGHQAKFLAILQELCAEGHTCVMTTHCPDHALWVADHVLLLREGQVVADGAPRAVVTRDNLSRLYDADISVFSMNETIRVCIPDRIGRSGPDRTSSQDVARPINHEARRPQ from the coding sequence ATGTCTGTGTTTGCGGCCGAAGACCTGGCCTTTGCCTACAACGGCACGCCCGTTCTGCGCCGGGTCTCGTTTCAGCTAGGGGCGGGAGAACTTGTCTGTCTGTTGGGACCAAACGGCTGCGGCAAGACCACCCTCTTGCGGCTCATGCTCGGGCTGCTTACCCCGGCCGCTGGCCGTTTGCTAGTTTCCGGCCGCGTGGCCCATGCCCTGTCCAGACCGGAGATGGCCCGGCGAGTGGCCTACGTGCCCCAGTTGCATCATATCCCCTTTGCCTACACCGCCTTGGAAATGGTGTTGATGGGCCGGGCCGTCGGCGCTTCGGTTTTCGGACGTCCCGCCCAAAAGGACCGGGACATCGCCCAGGCGGCGCTGGAGCGATTCTCCATCGGGCATCTGGCCCATATTCCCGTCACGCGCTTAAGCGGCGGCCAGCGGCAACTGACCATGCTGGCTAGGGCTCTGGCCCAGCAGGCCGAGGCCCTGGTGCTCGACGAACCCATAACCGGCCTGGATTTCGGGCATCAGGCAAAATTTCTGGCCATCCTCCAGGAGTTGTGCGCCGAGGGGCATACCTGCGTCATGACCACCCACTGCCCAGACCACGCCCTGTGGGTGGCGGACCACGTGCTGTTGCTGCGCGAGGGACAGGTGGTCGCCGACGGCGCGCCCCGTGCGGTCGTTACGCGCGACAACTTAAGCCGCCTCTACGATGCGGATATCTCGGTATTTTCCATGAATGAAACCATCCGGGTCTGCATTCCCGATCGTATCGGCCGCAGCGGGCCGGATCGGACTTCCTCCCAGGACGTGGCCCGGCCAATCAACCACGAAGCCCGACGCCCCCAATAG
- a CDS encoding FecCD family ABC transporter permease has protein sequence MRSDHSEVSHPAARVFVTPWLLGIVLLAATVWSLTAGNYPIALADQWRALLHALGRVTPPEDTRLGLVRIVLFDIRAPRLMAAILVGAALSTSGAAFQSMFVNPLVSPGLLGVLAGASFGAALGMLAKGSWLAIQGCAFGGGLVAVGLALTLARVCQGDRLLLLILGGVISTALFTALLSAVKYVADPTDQLPAITYWLMGGLSRADAGTVGRAAPIFCLGMAGLFLMSRQLDLLSLGDEEAKSLGLNVGRVRLGLIAVSTILCAATVSIAGLVGWVGLIIPHAGRMLVGPSNRALLPTAALLGGIYLLLVDDVSRLAFGVEIPLGILTALVGIPFFPLVLRNARKSWG, from the coding sequence GTGAGGTCCGACCACTCCGAGGTTTCCCATCCGGCAGCCAGGGTGTTCGTGACCCCCTGGCTGCTGGGCATCGTCTTGCTGGCGGCAACCGTCTGGTCGCTGACGGCCGGCAACTATCCCATCGCCCTAGCCGATCAGTGGCGCGCCCTGCTCCACGCGCTGGGCAGGGTGACGCCCCCCGAGGATACGCGACTGGGCTTGGTTAGGATCGTGCTCTTCGACATCCGCGCCCCACGCCTTATGGCCGCGATTCTGGTCGGCGCGGCCCTTTCCACCTCAGGCGCGGCCTTCCAGTCCATGTTCGTCAATCCCCTGGTCTCGCCGGGGCTGCTTGGCGTCCTGGCCGGCGCATCCTTTGGCGCGGCCCTGGGCATGCTGGCGAAAGGTTCCTGGCTGGCCATCCAGGGCTGCGCCTTTGGCGGGGGGCTTGTCGCTGTGGGGCTGGCCTTGACGCTGGCCCGCGTATGCCAGGGCGACCGCTTGTTGTTGCTCATCCTGGGCGGCGTCATCAGCACAGCCCTGTTCACAGCCCTGCTCTCGGCGGTCAAATATGTGGCCGATCCGACTGACCAACTCCCGGCCATCACCTATTGGTTGATGGGCGGCCTGTCCCGGGCCGATGCCGGGACGGTCGGCCGGGCCGCTCCGATCTTTTGCCTCGGCATGGCCGGACTGTTTCTCATGTCCCGCCAGCTCGACCTGCTGAGCCTTGGCGACGAGGAAGCCAAAAGCCTGGGGCTCAACGTCGGCCGGGTCCGGCTGGGACTCATCGCCGTCTCCACGATCCTTTGCGCCGCCACCGTCTCCATCGCCGGACTGGTCGGCTGGGTGGGGCTTATCATCCCCCACGCCGGACGCATGCTGGTCGGCCCGAGCAACCGGGCGCTGTTGCCCACTGCCGCCCTGCTTGGCGGGATCTACCTGTTGCTGGTGGACGATGTGTCCCGTCTGGCCTTTGGCGTGGAAATCCCCCTGGGCATCCTGACCGCCCTGGTCGGCATCCCGTTTTTTCCGCTTGTTTTGCGAAACGCCCGGAAGTCCTGGGGGTAA
- a CDS encoding ABC transporter substrate-binding protein, which yields MHRPAPPCLRLILILLLLCCLAVAPAAAATFTDMSGQTVTTPDFPKRVYALSPPDALLVYALDPCLLVGWNYPQTKTARDWFAPCARDLPVLGGFFGQGMTPNKEALLKAAPDCVISGSMAKGNEDFEAFFTTMRIPVVHIESESLAAYPKALRLLGEVFDKKDRGEALAAYAERTLADIDKGVASIPEDKRLTVYYAEGGDGLYTDGRGSFHTLVLELAGGRNVHPAPQTRRYGMDKVTMETVLSYAPQVILAQDAKCRDMILTSPLWAAVPAVQQGRVLNIPDLPLNWFDRPPSFMRLLGVKWLANALYPEVFPYDMVRETRDFFKLFWNEDVTEAQAREFLGQKDAGKP from the coding sequence ATGCACCGCCCTGCCCCTCCTTGTCTCCGTCTGATCCTGATCTTGCTCCTGCTTTGTTGCCTGGCTGTCGCACCTGCAGCGGCTGCAACCTTCACGGATATGTCCGGGCAGACCGTGACGACACCTGACTTTCCCAAACGGGTCTATGCGCTTTCCCCGCCGGATGCGTTGCTCGTCTACGCCCTTGATCCCTGTCTGCTGGTGGGCTGGAATTACCCCCAGACCAAGACGGCCCGGGACTGGTTTGCCCCGTGCGCCCGTGATCTGCCGGTGCTTGGCGGTTTTTTCGGCCAGGGTATGACGCCCAACAAGGAGGCGTTGCTCAAGGCTGCGCCGGATTGCGTCATCAGCGGGTCCATGGCCAAGGGCAATGAAGATTTCGAAGCGTTTTTTACGACCATGCGCATTCCGGTCGTGCACATTGAGAGTGAATCGCTTGCGGCCTACCCCAAGGCCCTGCGCCTCTTGGGCGAAGTGTTTGACAAAAAGGACCGGGGGGAGGCGCTCGCCGCCTATGCCGAGCGGACCCTGGCCGACATTGACAAAGGCGTGGCTTCCATTCCCGAGGACAAACGCCTGACCGTCTACTATGCCGAAGGCGGCGACGGGCTTTACACAGACGGCCGGGGGTCCTTTCACACCCTGGTCCTGGAACTGGCCGGCGGCCGCAATGTCCACCCGGCCCCCCAGACCCGGCGGTACGGCATGGACAAGGTCACCATGGAAACCGTGCTCAGCTACGCGCCCCAGGTTATCCTGGCCCAGGACGCCAAGTGCCGCGACATGATCCTGACCTCTCCCCTTTGGGCCGCGGTCCCGGCGGTGCAACAAGGCCGGGTGCTCAATATCCCCGATCTGCCGCTGAACTGGTTTGACCGTCCGCCATCCTTCATGCGCCTGTTGGGTGTGAAATGGCTGGCCAACGCCCTGTACCCTGAGGTGTTCCCCTATGACATGGTCCGGGAGACCCGGGATTTCTTCAAGCTCTTCTGGAACGAAGACGTGACCGAAGCCCAAGCCCGGGAGTTTTTGGGGCAAAAGGACGCCGGCAAGCCGTGA
- a CDS encoding MEDS domain-containing protein: protein MHITTTNQPPLALGFGNYTCNWGTHFCGLYETEAERDEIIMGFLAHGAQAGDLQCYVPAERTIEDFRHEFSKHCPLCEQYLADQNTMKIHSAKDIYYPDGTFSPWDMEDALNDVFEKSQRNGKRNVRTAAEMVWALEAIPGVDHLMAYESRLNYFIAEKPWISICLYNVTKFDGKTILQVLQTHPYTISQGVVTENPFFQDPDIWLAKNAPEFLRRG, encoded by the coding sequence ATGCACATCACAACGACAAATCAGCCGCCATTGGCGCTTGGATTTGGAAATTATACTTGCAACTGGGGAACCCATTTCTGCGGCCTCTACGAAACGGAAGCCGAGCGAGACGAAATTATCATGGGATTTCTGGCCCATGGAGCGCAAGCAGGGGATCTTCAGTGTTACGTCCCGGCTGAGCGAACAATTGAAGATTTCAGGCACGAGTTTTCGAAACATTGCCCCTTGTGTGAACAATATCTAGCTGACCAGAATACGATGAAGATTCATTCTGCCAAGGATATATACTACCCGGACGGAACATTCTCTCCTTGGGACATGGAGGATGCATTAAATGATGTTTTTGAGAAAAGCCAAAGAAACGGGAAACGAAATGTTCGGACCGCAGCGGAGATGGTCTGGGCGCTTGAAGCCATTCCCGGAGTGGACCATCTTATGGCTTACGAATCGAGGCTCAATTACTTTATTGCGGAAAAACCATGGATCAGTATTTGTCTGTACAATGTGACAAAATTTGATGGCAAGACGATTCTGCAGGTCCTGCAAACGCATCCCTATACTATCAGCCAAGGCGTGGTCACCGAAAATCCTTTCTTCCAGGATCCAGACATCTGGCTTGCGAAAAATGCCCCTGAGTTCCTCCGACGTGGCTGA
- a CDS encoding response regulator: MADQQDVAHDLFLLLLNLSQFSDRKLVIRVFAEAASALWPTLSLSYVETAPPDQPTVLSLDTLKNNYGGFLIKGELDALPSQKRKLLGNAVSLLALLLERLEQQQQLQDRGQTLENEVAVRTKELAARNQELEKEVAQRKRAEAHLQRTSAVNKAQADIASALTRPESSIEDIAEVVYRCALKITESAYGFVSSIDPKTQENAAPMRPDPRQAEQCLVKPDSGICFPNDPGRFAVFRGAALYRGQPFCANAPDSRLTGFVVPPGHMPIERIMAVPAVYRGELFGEIVLANSKRDYTEDDSAAVTVFANLFALAVYRMRALEELLKAKDSAETASKAKSEFLANMSHEIRTPLNGILGMLQLMGSTPLDGEQQEYLLAAMKSSQRLTRLLSDILDLSRIEAGKMAIHEEVFEIAVQRDLIVDLFAMEAGEKGVGLDFFIDERMPSHLIGDKSRLQQILFNLVGNAIKFTDTGSVRVDATPLGLQNGLLRVLFVVQDTGIGIADDLLRIVFQPFTQAEDSYTRRFQGAGLGLSIVQKLLRMMHGEMAIDSGEGLGTTVYCSLPFKLTDSLHSHEEQAEQAESLRKDRPLRILFAEDDAVNLMAGQRLLEKSGYIVATAVDGHGAIMRLRDQEFDLILMDIQMPGMDGVAATRAIREGKAGQDKANIPIIAMTAYSMTGDREKFLAAGMDDYVAKPVALAELQTVINRVMVGMNSAV; this comes from the coding sequence GTGGCTGATCAACAGGACGTCGCGCACGATCTGTTTCTGCTCCTGCTCAACCTGTCGCAATTCTCAGACAGGAAGCTGGTCATCAGGGTCTTTGCAGAAGCTGCAAGCGCGCTTTGGCCTACGCTTTCTTTGTCCTATGTCGAGACCGCGCCCCCGGACCAACCAACGGTCCTGAGTCTGGACACCTTGAAGAACAATTATGGCGGCTTCCTGATCAAAGGGGAGCTCGACGCCCTCCCTTCCCAGAAGCGAAAGCTGCTGGGCAACGCCGTGAGCCTGCTCGCGCTGCTGTTGGAACGTCTGGAGCAGCAGCAGCAACTTCAGGACCGCGGGCAAACGCTGGAGAATGAAGTCGCTGTCCGGACAAAGGAACTTGCCGCCCGAAACCAAGAACTGGAAAAGGAAGTTGCCCAGCGCAAGCGGGCCGAGGCGCATCTCCAACGCACATCCGCCGTCAACAAAGCCCAGGCGGACATCGCCAGTGCCCTCACCCGGCCAGAATCCTCGATTGAGGACATCGCTGAGGTTGTTTACCGGTGTGCTTTGAAGATCACCGAAAGCGCCTACGGATTCGTCTCGTCCATTGATCCAAAGACGCAGGAAAATGCTGCCCCCATGCGTCCCGATCCGCGACAAGCGGAACAGTGCCTTGTCAAACCAGATTCGGGAATCTGTTTTCCCAACGATCCAGGCAGGTTTGCTGTATTCCGGGGGGCCGCTTTGTATCGCGGGCAGCCGTTTTGCGCCAACGCCCCAGACAGCCGCCTGACTGGTTTTGTTGTGCCGCCCGGGCATATGCCCATTGAGCGGATCATGGCTGTGCCGGCTGTTTATCGAGGGGAACTTTTCGGCGAAATCGTCTTGGCCAATTCGAAACGGGACTACACAGAGGATGATTCGGCTGCCGTTACAGTCTTTGCCAACCTTTTTGCTTTGGCCGTGTACAGGATGCGCGCTCTGGAAGAACTCCTCAAGGCGAAAGACTCCGCCGAGACAGCCAGCAAAGCCAAGTCTGAATTCCTGGCCAACATGAGCCATGAGATCCGCACGCCGCTCAACGGCATTCTCGGCATGCTTCAACTGATGGGAAGCACCCCGCTTGACGGCGAACAACAAGAGTACCTCCTCGCAGCAATGAAATCCTCCCAGCGTCTCACGCGTCTTTTGTCGGACATCCTCGACCTGTCCAGGATCGAGGCGGGGAAAATGGCCATCCATGAAGAGGTGTTTGAGATAGCAGTCCAGCGGGATCTCATTGTTGATCTTTTTGCCATGGAGGCAGGCGAGAAAGGGGTTGGACTGGATTTTTTCATTGATGAGCGTATGCCGTCGCACCTTATCGGGGACAAGTCACGTCTCCAACAGATCCTTTTTAACTTGGTTGGAAACGCCATAAAATTTACGGATACGGGCAGCGTGCGGGTTGATGCGACGCCTCTCGGTTTGCAAAATGGCTTATTGCGCGTCCTTTTCGTTGTTCAGGACACTGGAATAGGCATTGCGGACGACTTGCTCCGGATTGTTTTCCAACCTTTCACCCAGGCCGAGGATTCCTACACTCGCCGTTTCCAGGGGGCCGGATTAGGGCTTTCCATTGTTCAAAAACTGCTCCGCATGATGCACGGAGAAATGGCTATCGACAGTGGTGAAGGTCTGGGCACGACAGTGTACTGCTCCCTGCCGTTCAAACTGACTGACTCTCTGCACAGTCATGAGGAACAGGCCGAGCAAGCGGAGAGCCTCCGAAAGGACCGGCCGTTACGCATACTTTTCGCAGAAGACGATGCGGTGAATTTGATGGCCGGCCAGCGGTTGCTTGAGAAGTCGGGTTACATCGTCGCCACGGCTGTGGATGGTCATGGAGCCATCATGCGTCTTAGAGACCAGGAATTCGACCTGATTCTCATGGATATTCAGATGCCCGGCATGGATGGTGTGGCGGCTACCAGAGCGATTCGGGAAGGGAAGGCCGGCCAGGATAAGGCAAACATCCCGATCATCGCCATGACGGCCTATTCTATGACGGGCGATAGAGAGAAATTCCTGGCTGCCGGGATGGACGACTACGTCGCAAAGCCGGTCGCCTTGGCCGAGTTGCAAACCGTCATTAACAGAGTGATGGTTGGAATGAATTCGGCGGTATGA
- a CDS encoding PHP-associated domain-containing protein, with the protein MSSPDCRLVEAINGRNPATANEQALALVQRRNLVALGGSDAHSLAELGKVATRLRAPVRCREDFVSALRLGLCEPHRMPTAVTSSLLERRPPPAAPYSQPPCVSEEFLPR; encoded by the coding sequence TTGAGTTCCCCTGACTGCCGGCTGGTCGAGGCGATCAACGGCCGCAACCCGGCCACAGCCAACGAACAGGCCCTGGCCCTGGTCCAACGCCGCAATCTCGTGGCTCTGGGGGGAAGCGATGCCCACAGCCTCGCCGAACTGGGGAAAGTGGCTACCCGCCTCCGCGCCCCTGTGCGCTGCCGCGAGGACTTCGTTTCGGCCCTGCGCCTGGGGCTGTGCGAACCACACCGCATGCCCACGGCTGTAACCTCCAGCCTCTTGGAGCGCCGCCCTCCGCCTGCGGCGCCATATTCACAACCTCCCTGCGTTTCCGAAGAATTCCTGCCCCGGTAA